The following are encoded together in the Erpetoichthys calabaricus chromosome 16, fErpCal1.3, whole genome shotgun sequence genome:
- the LOC114666630 gene encoding G-protein coupled receptor 135, translated as MDLSVNIALPGNSSSYRAADNGSDRDWPLDLFSTTPLLSSVRNYLNAGNQSAGGGGGGGGAGGERAGTKAVEANTLLHGIAVASQALILLVIFLLSSLGNSAVIVVIIKHRQLRTVTNAFIMSLSLSDFLTAILCLPFSFVMLFSKDGLWIFGDRFCVANGFFNSCFGIISTLTMTLISFDRYYAIVRQPQEKIGRRRATQLLVAVWLAAVLFSFPWYLVAQSAGRLQVHKKGFYHCMYIFHSVTSRMGTAYSVALIVACYLLPFALMCFCHYNICKTVRLSEIRVRPVTTYAHLLRFYSEMRTATTVLIMIVFIIVCWGPYCVMGLITAAGDLSFNSAMDTVAIWMAWANGAINPLIYAIRNPNISMLLGRNREEGYRTRNIAAYLSTQNQSREARSRANRIRDRYVNRHGAGSRMSSSSPANGGDVAMWACKNPAVLFCRDGQPDTLSEPALPKSETADTSL; from the coding sequence ATGGATTTGTCTGTGAACATCGCGCTCCCCGGCAACAGCAGCAGCTACAGGGCGGCCGACAACGGCTCGGATCGGGACTGGCCACTGGACCTCTTCAGTACGACCCCTTTGCTCAGCTCGGTGAGAAATTATCTAAACGCCGGCAATCAGTCGGCAGGCGGCGGTGGTGGGGGTGGAGGCGCCGGGGGAGAGCGAGCCGGGACGAAGGCGGTGGAAGCAAACACGCTGCTGCACGGCATCGCGGTGGCGTCCCAGGCGCTCATCCTGCTTGTCATCTTCCTCTTGTCCAGCCTGGGCAACTCGGCGGTCATTGTGGTGATCATCAAGCACAGGCAGCTGCGGACGGTCACTAACGCCTTCATCATGTCCCTGTCCCTGTCGGATTTCTTGACGGCCATTCtctgtttgcctttttctttCGTCATGCTCTTCAGCAAGGACGGGCTTTGGATTTTCGGGGACCGCTTCTGCGTGGCCAACGGCTTCTTCAACTCCTGCTTCGGCATCATCTCCACGCTGACCATGACTCTGATTTCTTTCGACCGCTACTATGCCATCGTGAGGCAGCCCCAGGAGAAGATCGGCCGGCGGAGAGCGACGCAGCTGCTGGTGGCCGTCTGGCTGGCGGCCGTGCTCTTCTCTTTCCCTTGGTACTTAGTGGCGCAGTCCGCCGGACGCCTGCAGGTGCACAAGAAGGGCTTCTACCATTGCATGTACATCTTTCACTCCGTCACCTCCAGGATGGGCACGGCGTATAGCGTCGCGCTCATCGTCGCCTGCTACCTCCTGCCTTTCGCCCTGATGTGCTTCTGCCACTACAACATCTGCAAGACCGTGCGGCTCTCAGAAATCCGGGTGAGGCCGGTCACCACGTACGCGCACCTGCTGCGCTTCTACAGCGAGATGAGGACGGCCACCACGGTGCTCATCATGATCGTCTTCATCATCGTGTGCTGGGGACCGTACTGCGTGATGGGCTTGATCACCGCCGCGGGCGACTTGTCTTTTAACTCTGCCATGGACACGGTGGCCATATGGATGGCGTGGGCAAACGGGGCCATCAACCCGCTCATTTACGCCATACGGAACCCCAATATCTCCATGCTGCTGGGCCGCAACCGCGAGGAGGGTTACAGGACTCGAAACATCGCCGCCTACCTGTCCACCCAAAACCAGAGCCGGGAGGCCAGGAGTCGCGCCAATCGCATCCGGGACCGCTACGTGAACCGGCACGGGGCCGGCAGCAGGATGTCCTCGTCTAGCCCGGCCAACGGAGGGGACGTCGCCATGTGGGCTTGCAAAAATCCAGCCGTGCTTTTCTGCCGGGACGGCCAGCCTGACACGCTGTCCGAGCCGGCGCTGCCCAAGTCCGAGACGGCGGACACCAGCCTGTGA